From one Lotus japonicus ecotype B-129 chromosome 3, LjGifu_v1.2 genomic stretch:
- the LOC130746152 gene encoding protein BPS1, chloroplastic-like — protein sequence MSRPQDPHPPRSFFPFGNPFRKISPKGSRKSPQLLAVLHAFEATVAERLRKLMPKSKDEILSLSWMTLAMKSLCETHNDIRTLIIDLELPVSNWDDKWIDLYLDISTKLLDICNAFSSELSRLNQGNLPLKCALHNLNSVSSKLFVRACSFLDDWRQQVNSRNPRIEKCHSILDDLVGSLDLPKVKNSAKGQVLMQAMYSVKVETIFICSVFTAAFSGSSKKLLDLDVADVYSWAPAFISLQNLVNEEIRVRFSSGNFSVMSELETVDAVVKELYPTIQGGGGDAMETESLLKTVEELGGATEKLSQGMDLLSKEVDGFFQAVLTSRDTLLSAMRFDDKNVNDRVVGRNIVKQVVH from the coding sequence ATGAGCCGTCCACAGGACCCACATCCACCCCGGTCTTTCTTCCCTTTTGGAAATCCTTTTCGGAAGATATCACCTAAAGGCTCTCGCAAGTCTCCACAACTTCTTGCAGTACTACATGCTTTTGAGGCAACAGTGGCAGAGAGGCTCAGAAAACTTATGCCCAAAAGCAAGGATGAAATCCTCAGCTTATCTTGGATGACTCTAGCTATGAAGTCACTTTGTGAAACTCATAATGACATACGAACCCTTATAATAGATCTTGAGCTGCCTGTGAGTAATTGGGATGACAAATGGATTGATCTGTACTTGGACATAAGTACAAAGTTGTTAGATATTTGCAATGCATTTAGTTCCGAGCTATCAAGGCTGAATCAAGGTaatcttcctctgaagtgtgcATTGCACAATTTGAACTCTGTCTCTTCAAAGTTGTTTGTCCGGGCCTGTTCTTTCCTTGATGATTGGAGGCAACAAGTTAATTCTAGGAACCCTAGAATTGAAAAATGCCACAGCATTTTAGATGATCTTGTGGGATCACTTGATCTTCCTAAGGTTAAAAATTCTGCCAAAGGTCAAGTTTTGATGCAAGCCATGTATAGTGTCAAGGTGGAGACTATATTTATTTGCAGTGTGTTTACTGCGGCATTCTCTGGCTCTTCAAAGAAGTTGTTAGATTTGGATGTGGCTGACGTTTATTCATGGGCTCCAGCTTTTATAAGTTTGCAGAACCTTGTAAATGAGGAGATTAGAGTTAGATTTTCTAGTGGGAATTTTTCTGTAATGAGTGAGTTGGAAACTGTTGATGCCGTTGTGAAGGAGTTGTATCCTACTATCcagggcggtggtggtgatgcCATGGAGACAGAATCACTTCTGAAGACTGTTGAGGAATTAGGCGGGGCCACAGAGAAGCTTTCCCAAGGAATGGATCTTCTTTCAAAGGAAGTGGATGGATTTTTCCAAGCAGTTTTGACTAGCCGTGATACTTTGCTATCTGCTATGAGGTTTGATGATAAGAATGTAAATGATCGTGTAGTTGGCCGTAACATAGTTAAGCAAGTAGTGCACTAA
- the LOC130746151 gene encoding probable polygalacturonase isoform X1 translates to MKLLWKAHMRVQVIRLVYALLLVILLSSDVAESRKSKTVTTSFVYSAINCRAHSASLTDFGGIGDGKTSNTKAFQSAISHLSQYASKGGAQLYVPAGKWLTGSFSLTSHFTLYLNKDAVLLASQNISEWPVIEPLPSYGRGRDAAAGRYTSLIFGTNLTDVIVTGDNGTIDGQGAFWWQKFHKKKLKYTRPYLIELMFSDSIQISNLTLLNSPSWNVHPVYSSNIIIKGITIIAPVTSPNTDGINPDSCTNTRIEDCYIVSGDDCVAVKSGWDEYGIKFGWPTKQLVIRRLTCISPYSATIALGSEMSGGIQDVRAEDITAIHTESGIRIKTAVGRGGYVKDIYVQRMTMHTMKWAFWMTGNYGSHADKNYDPNALPEIKGINYRDMVADEVTMAGNLEGISNDQFTGICIANVTISMAAKSKKQPWTCSDVEGITSGVTPKPCNLLPDQGPEKITTTCEFPTETLPIDMLELKKCTSSIKLP, encoded by the exons ATGAAGCTCTTGTGGAAAGCTCACATGAGGGTACAA GTGATTAGATTGGTTTATGCTCTCCTTTTGGTGATTCTGCTGAGTTCAGATGTAGCTGAGAGCAGAAAATCCAAAACAGTCACCACATCATTTGTGTACAGTGCTATAAACTGCAGAGCACATAGTGCTTCATTGACAGATTTTGGTGGTATTGGGGATGGAAAGACATCTAATACAAAGGCCTTTCAATCTGCAATCAGTCACCTGAGTCAGTATGCTTCTAAAGGAGGGGCTCAGTTGTATGTTCCTGCTGGGAAATGGCTTACTGGGAGCTTCAGTCTTACCAGCCACTTCACACTTTACCTCAACAAAGATGCTGTTCTCCTTGCTTCTCAG AATATTAGTGAGTGGCCTGTGATTGAACCACTCCCATCCTACGGTAGAGGAAGAGACGCAGCAGCAGGAAGATATACTAGCCTCATATTTGGAACAAACCTCACTGATGTTATTGTCACAG GGGATAATGGCACCATAGATGGTCAGGGAGCATTTTGGTGGCAGAAATTTCACAAGAAAAAGTTGAAGTACACTCGCCCGTACCTGATTGAGTTGATGTTCTCAGACAGCATTCAGATCTCCAATCTAACGCTTCTGAATTCCCCATCATGGAATGTCCATCCTGTTTATAGCAG CAATATTATAATTAAAGGCATAACCATTATCGCTCCTGTCACATCCCCTAACACTGATGGCATCAACCCAG ATTCTTGTACAAATACCAGAATTGAAGACTGCTACATAGTTTCTGGGGATGACTGTGTGGCAGTGAAGAGTGGGTGGGATGAATATGGCATAAAATTTGGATGGCCCACAAAACAACTAGTAATCAGAAGGCTGACATGCATTTCCCCATACAGTGCAACCATTGCCTTGGGAAGTGAGATGTCAGGTGGGATCCAAGATGTCAGAGCAGAGGACATCACAGCCATCCACACAGAATCAGGCATCAGAATCAAGACAGCAGTAGGAAGAGGAGGGTATGTGAAGGACATATATGTCCAGAGAATGACCATGCACACAATGAAATGGGCATTTTGGATGACTGGGAACTATGGCTCCCATGCTGATAAGAACTATGATCCTAATGCCTTGCCTGAGATCAAAGGCATCAACTACAGAGACATGGTAGCAGATGAAGTGACCATGGCTGGAAACTTGGAAGGAATTTCTAATGACCAGTTTACTGGAATCTGCATTGCCAATGTGACAATTAGTATGGCAGCCAAGTCCAAGAAACAGCCTTGGACTTGCAGTGATGTTGAAGGGATCACAAGTGGGGTGACTCCTAAGCCATGCAATTTGTTGCCTGATCAGGGGCCTGAGAAAATCACGACAACATGTGAATTTCCCACTGAGACTCTTCCCATTGATATGTTGGAACTTAAGAAATGTACTTCTAGCATTAAACTTCCATGA
- the LOC130746151 gene encoding probable polygalacturonase isoform X2, translating to MKLLWKAHMRVIRLVYALLLVILLSSDVAESRKSKTVTTSFVYSAINCRAHSASLTDFGGIGDGKTSNTKAFQSAISHLSQYASKGGAQLYVPAGKWLTGSFSLTSHFTLYLNKDAVLLASQNISEWPVIEPLPSYGRGRDAAAGRYTSLIFGTNLTDVIVTGDNGTIDGQGAFWWQKFHKKKLKYTRPYLIELMFSDSIQISNLTLLNSPSWNVHPVYSSNIIIKGITIIAPVTSPNTDGINPDSCTNTRIEDCYIVSGDDCVAVKSGWDEYGIKFGWPTKQLVIRRLTCISPYSATIALGSEMSGGIQDVRAEDITAIHTESGIRIKTAVGRGGYVKDIYVQRMTMHTMKWAFWMTGNYGSHADKNYDPNALPEIKGINYRDMVADEVTMAGNLEGISNDQFTGICIANVTISMAAKSKKQPWTCSDVEGITSGVTPKPCNLLPDQGPEKITTTCEFPTETLPIDMLELKKCTSSIKLP from the exons ATGAAGCTCTTGTGGAAAGCTCACATGAGG GTGATTAGATTGGTTTATGCTCTCCTTTTGGTGATTCTGCTGAGTTCAGATGTAGCTGAGAGCAGAAAATCCAAAACAGTCACCACATCATTTGTGTACAGTGCTATAAACTGCAGAGCACATAGTGCTTCATTGACAGATTTTGGTGGTATTGGGGATGGAAAGACATCTAATACAAAGGCCTTTCAATCTGCAATCAGTCACCTGAGTCAGTATGCTTCTAAAGGAGGGGCTCAGTTGTATGTTCCTGCTGGGAAATGGCTTACTGGGAGCTTCAGTCTTACCAGCCACTTCACACTTTACCTCAACAAAGATGCTGTTCTCCTTGCTTCTCAG AATATTAGTGAGTGGCCTGTGATTGAACCACTCCCATCCTACGGTAGAGGAAGAGACGCAGCAGCAGGAAGATATACTAGCCTCATATTTGGAACAAACCTCACTGATGTTATTGTCACAG GGGATAATGGCACCATAGATGGTCAGGGAGCATTTTGGTGGCAGAAATTTCACAAGAAAAAGTTGAAGTACACTCGCCCGTACCTGATTGAGTTGATGTTCTCAGACAGCATTCAGATCTCCAATCTAACGCTTCTGAATTCCCCATCATGGAATGTCCATCCTGTTTATAGCAG CAATATTATAATTAAAGGCATAACCATTATCGCTCCTGTCACATCCCCTAACACTGATGGCATCAACCCAG ATTCTTGTACAAATACCAGAATTGAAGACTGCTACATAGTTTCTGGGGATGACTGTGTGGCAGTGAAGAGTGGGTGGGATGAATATGGCATAAAATTTGGATGGCCCACAAAACAACTAGTAATCAGAAGGCTGACATGCATTTCCCCATACAGTGCAACCATTGCCTTGGGAAGTGAGATGTCAGGTGGGATCCAAGATGTCAGAGCAGAGGACATCACAGCCATCCACACAGAATCAGGCATCAGAATCAAGACAGCAGTAGGAAGAGGAGGGTATGTGAAGGACATATATGTCCAGAGAATGACCATGCACACAATGAAATGGGCATTTTGGATGACTGGGAACTATGGCTCCCATGCTGATAAGAACTATGATCCTAATGCCTTGCCTGAGATCAAAGGCATCAACTACAGAGACATGGTAGCAGATGAAGTGACCATGGCTGGAAACTTGGAAGGAATTTCTAATGACCAGTTTACTGGAATCTGCATTGCCAATGTGACAATTAGTATGGCAGCCAAGTCCAAGAAACAGCCTTGGACTTGCAGTGATGTTGAAGGGATCACAAGTGGGGTGACTCCTAAGCCATGCAATTTGTTGCCTGATCAGGGGCCTGAGAAAATCACGACAACATGTGAATTTCCCACTGAGACTCTTCCCATTGATATGTTGGAACTTAAGAAATGTACTTCTAGCATTAAACTTCCATGA